In Clostridium botulinum BKT015925, one DNA window encodes the following:
- a CDS encoding DUF6998 domain-containing protein, whose amino-acid sequence MNYENSEQIEQIPVLIQKLYSIVNELETSFKGRKFTLDGHLVGSIGEVLVSYYYDLELLPNSTKTHDAKTKDNKLVQIKATQGKSIGISSKPNYLIVIKILPDGSIEEIYNGSGNLAWSNVGKVQKNGQCNISVNKLKNLMSEVPETSRIPKIR is encoded by the coding sequence ATGAATTATGAAAATAGTGAGCAAATTGAACAAATACCTGTTTTAATCCAGAAATTATATTCAATAGTAAATGAACTAGAAACATCTTTTAAAGGTAGAAAATTTACTCTTGATGGACATTTAGTTGGAAGCATAGGGGAGGTATTGGTGTCTTATTATTATGATTTAGAATTATTGCCTAATTCAACAAAAACACATGATGCTAAGACAAAGGATAATAAATTAGTTCAAATAAAAGCCACTCAAGGCAAATCTATAGGAATTAGTAGCAAACCTAATTATCTTATTGTTATTAAAATATTACCTGATGGAAGTATAGAAGAAATATATAATGGATCAGGAAATTTAGCTTGGAGTAATGTGGGTAAGGTTCAGAAAAATGGACAGTGTAATATATCCGTAAATAAACTTAAAAATTTAATGAGTGAAGTCCCAGAAACTTCACGTATACCTAAAATAAGATGA
- a CDS encoding IS256-like element ISCbo4 family transposase: MRNFEVPDFDYKEEVKKCKSLDDVMGKNGLIQRMLKDVIQNILEAEMEDHLGRDKYERNSENNSKNYRNGYSKKNIRSSFGDIDVDIPRDRNAEFEPKVIKKYETVCNELDKKVIGLYARGMSTRDIQAEIEDLYGITISPSMVSKITDKVIGAATAWQNRTLDRIYPIVYMDAMHFKVRDDNRIVSKAAYICMAYDMSGHKDILGIWVGESEGAKFWLSVCNDLKNRGVKQILIACMDGLRGLPDAIKTVYPEVSIQTCIVHQIRNSLKYIASKDKKEFIKDLKLIYKATTEELALLELDNLKEKWGSKYGIVIDSWYNNWDNLSTFFEFSPEIRKMIYTTNALEGFNRQIRKFTKTRTVFPTDESLKKSLYLATMEIMEKWTSPRQNWALTLGQLTITFGNKIDEFLA, encoded by the coding sequence TTTGAAGTACCTGATTTTGATTACAAAGAAGAAGTTAAGAAATGCAAAAGTTTAGATGATGTTATGGGTAAAAACGGATTAATACAAAGAATGTTAAAAGACGTTATTCAAAATATATTGGAAGCAGAAATGGAAGATCATTTGGGAAGAGATAAATATGAAAGAAATTCTGAAAATAATAGTAAAAATTATCGCAATGGCTATAGTAAAAAGAATATACGCAGTAGCTTTGGAGATATAGATGTAGATATTCCAAGGGATAGAAATGCTGAATTCGAACCAAAAGTAATTAAAAAGTATGAAACTGTTTGCAATGAACTAGACAAAAAGGTTATTGGTCTTTATGCACGGGGTATGTCTACACGTGATATACAAGCGGAAATAGAAGACCTTTATGGGATTACTATATCACCATCAATGGTATCAAAAATCACTGATAAGGTAATTGGCGCAGCCACTGCGTGGCAAAACAGAACATTGGATAGAATTTATCCTATAGTATATATGGATGCTATGCATTTTAAAGTAAGAGATGACAATAGAATTGTTAGTAAAGCAGCATACATATGTATGGCATATGATATGAGTGGTCATAAAGATATTTTAGGTATTTGGGTTGGAGAATCCGAAGGAGCGAAGTTTTGGTTGTCAGTATGCAATGATTTGAAGAATAGAGGTGTTAAACAAATACTAATTGCATGTATGGATGGGCTTAGAGGTTTACCAGATGCTATAAAAACCGTTTATCCAGAAGTAAGTATACAAACATGTATAGTACATCAAATTAGAAATTCTCTGAAATACATAGCGTCAAAAGATAAGAAAGAATTCATTAAAGATTTAAAATTAATTTATAAAGCAACTACCGAAGAGCTAGCGCTCCTAGAACTTGATAATCTCAAGGAAAAATGGGGTTCTAAGTACGGTATAGTTATTGATTCTTGGTATAATAATTGGGATAATTTATCCACATTCTTCGAATTTTCACCTGAGATTAGAAAAATGATATATACTACAAATGCCCTAGAAGGATTTAATAGACAGATTAGAAAATTTACTAAAACCAGAACCGTATTTCCTACGGATGAATCCTTAAAAAAGTCATTATATCTAGCAACCATGGAGATAATGGAAAAATGGACTTCACCAAGACAAAATTGGGCTCTTACACTAGGTCAATTAACAATTACATTTGGTAATAAAATAGATGAATTTTTAGCATAA